Proteins co-encoded in one Bremerella sp. TYQ1 genomic window:
- the thiS gene encoding sulfur carrier protein ThiS — protein sequence MKIRINEEERDIADGASVADVIATLSLNPKFIAVEVNLELIPRDEHATHTLTEGDQLEVVTLVGGG from the coding sequence ATGAAAATCCGCATCAATGAAGAGGAACGAGACATCGCCGACGGAGCTTCCGTGGCGGATGTGATCGCAACTCTTTCGCTCAACCCCAAATTCATCGCCGTCGAAGTCAACTTGGAACTTATTCCTCGGGACGAACACGCAACCCATACACTGACCGAAGGCGATCAGTTAGAAGTCGTAACCCTTGTTGGAGGTGGCTAA
- a CDS encoding CoA-binding protein encodes MMSKPTVAILGASSERSKYGNKSVRAHLERGYDVYPVNPKGGQIEGLKVYTSVKDIPVEQLDRISVYVPPSVGMKMVSDIASKPVKEVFFNPGSESAELLEAARQRGIDPIQACSIVNVGVVPNTMD; translated from the coding sequence ATGATGTCGAAGCCAACTGTGGCCATTTTGGGTGCAAGTTCCGAGCGTTCCAAATACGGGAACAAGTCCGTCCGGGCTCATCTCGAGCGTGGGTACGACGTTTACCCTGTGAACCCCAAGGGTGGCCAGATCGAAGGTTTGAAGGTCTACACTTCGGTGAAAGATATCCCTGTCGAGCAGTTGGACCGCATCAGCGTTTACGTTCCACCGTCGGTCGGCATGAAGATGGTCAGCGACATCGCCTCGAAGCCTGTGAAAGAAGTCTTCTTCAATCCTGGCAGCGAAAGTGCTGAACTGCTGGAAGCGGCTCGCCAGCGCGGCATCGACCCGATCCAAGCCTGCAGCATTGTCAACGTCGGCGTCGTACCAAACACGATGGACTAG